GTCGCCGGCGATGCCTGCGAAGGCAACCTGGACAAGATCCCAGTTGGCCTCGTTCATGGTCACCGCGAAGAGCAGCGCCATGGTGGCTCCGCATCCGGAGGTCATCCCGTCGATTCCGTATAGGTGAGGGTTGGCGTAGCATACGCGCTGCGCTTCTGAGATGATGGTGTGGTGGTCAAGGACCACGATGTCGTTCTTCATGGCATCCAGCTGGTCGATGTACGACGCACCGAGATCCGTGATGATTATGCAGTCGGTCTTGGTGCTGCGGATGATGTCCATGTTGTAGTCGTTGAGCGTTGTGAAAAGGGTCACACGGAACTCCTTCCCTTCGCGGAGCAGGGTCTGTGCGATGATCGATGCGGCAGATACGCCGTCAGCATCGTAGTGAGAATAGACTTGGATAAACTCATGCCCGCGGACGATGTCCGCGGCATGAGATAAGGTTGTAAGAAGTTTTGAGGGGACCTCAGTCTCCATATAACTCACTTAAGCATGAGTTCCGCGTTGCTGAGAGAATACTTCCAGTCTGCGGGGAGGACTCCGTTCCTCTTGTAGTAGCGCTCCAGTCTCCTGATCTTTGCCTCGATCATGAGAAGGCCTCTCCTGTTGGAGACGTCTCCCCTGTTGTTCTTCAAGTGAACGTTCAGTGAGATTGCGCGCCTCATGAGGTTTGAAAGGTCCTCGGGAAGAGCGGGTGCGACTCCCTTCTCAGCCATGATCTCGGTGATCGTCTTGCCGGTAGCGAGCTTAACGTCAGGTACTCCGTACTGGTCCCTGAGGATAAGTCCGATCTGGGCGGAGATGATTCCGTCTTTCGCGAGTTTCACGATGAGGTCCTCGATTTCGGTGGCGTTGAGGGGTACCCATGCGGGATTCTCGGAAACCATTGGGTGCTTTGAACAGGATTTTCCCTTTCTTCTTGTGTGCATTCTTGCCATAGTGTGATCCTCCGAATCATATCTAGGCGGCGAGGCTACGCATGCGATTATAGAAGAAGTATATAAACATTCGAGGGACCGAAGGCATCCGTCCCTTTTTCCTGTCAAACGCATCAAATTTATAAGTGTTAACGATTGGTAAGTCGTCCTGAGGAAGGTAAATGGAGAAGCAATCAAAGAAGATGTTACCTGGTCTGTGCCTGCTGTCTTTCAGCACGTTCATAGTATGTGTGCCAGCAGCCTTCACGCAGATAATATCTTTCAACCTGATGCTAGACCTCAACGCCTTCCCCGATGACAGCTATGCATGGACCTTCCCCATGTTCGTCGCCGGAGAATGCGCGGCTATGGGCCTCTGTGCCGGAACCATGGACAGGTTCGGCCGGCGCATGCCGTATCTGGCAGGATCGCTGATGTTCGTGGCATCCTCGATCGTATGTGCGATGGCGACCGACATGATGGTGTTCAACATATCGCGTCTGGTCCAGGGATTCGGAACCGGGCTGATCATCGTCACATGCATAGCTCAGATCTATTTCGATATAGATGACCGCAAGGACCGCTACATGGCCAACGGGATAATGTCCCTCGGATTCGGAGGGGGAATGCTCGTCGGATTGTTCGCTGGTAAGGCGGTACTGGAGACCATCGGATGGCCGGTCGCTTTCTGGGCCATGGCCGTGCTTCAGGCGATAGTCACATTCCCTGCCCTGCAGGTGCTGAAGAACGGGAAGAACAGCGAGATGAAGGCGGATCTGCCCGGAGCGATCATACTGACGATTTGGGCTGCAGTCTTCGTCATATTCCTCCAGGAGTTCTATCTGAACTGGTCGATCAGGGACACGATCGCACAGGCGGCGACCGCATTCATCGTCATGCTGTTCCTGATTTTCATGGTGGCCGAGGTCCGCAACCCCGATTCCATGTTCCATAGGAAGGTCAGGAACAAGAGGCTGGTCAGCGTCTCCATGGTGTTCATCGTGCTCCTCGGAGTGCTGGACATGGGTGCGGTGGGATTCATGGTGAAGACTGCGTTCTTCACTTTCCAGATGTCGGTCAGCCAGGCTGCGCCGTTCTTCATAGTCATGGTCTTGGGAGCGGCGGTCACCGCAATATGCATCTCCAAGACGATCGACAGGACCGGGCATCTCCCGTGGCTCCTGTTGAGCGTGATACTTTCCCCGATAGCATTGGTATCCATGCAGTACCTGAGTGCCGACGATCCGTTCTACATATTCGCAGGACATCTTTTCCTGCTCGGTCTGGCCATAGGATGCTTGGTCTCGATGCTCAACGCCACCATCCAGAACAGGACCAACGAGGACAACAACGGTGCGATGATGTCGTTCGCGATCATGATGCGTACCGTGGCCCTGTGGCTGGGATACAACCTTTACCAACATGTCACTGATGCCTTCATGGCATCCAAGATCAGTTCGATCGTGGATCATTGGAATTCCATACTGCCGTTCGAACTGCCGTCGAACACATCTCTGGCGAACCTGCTGATAACCCCGCTGGGGGATGCGATAAGATTGCTTCCGGGACTCACCGACGAGATAGCAGAAGTATTCGCAGAGGGAGTCGGCTACGCATTCACTCTGGGCGCGATAGCGTTCGTGGTGATCGGACTGCCCGTCGCACTTCTTCTGTTAAGGAGGGAGAAGGACATATGATGCTGAGGGCAGCGCTCATTCTGATAGCAGTCTTTGCAATGGTTCTGTGCCTGGCCCCGATTGAAGATCAGTCGGATGCGGATATCAGGGAGATGTCCAATGGGGCTGTGACCATAAGCGGCGACGTGACTCTTACGGAGGACAGGACCTTCAATGATGGATCGACGATAACCATAGCTTTGGGCACCAGGTTGGACATCTCCACATACACCATGGATTTCGGTGCTGACTCCAACGTAATATTCCTGGGCAACGCCACCATAATCTCGCAGTACGGCGAGCTCGTTCTGGGCAAAGGGACCAGCTTCATCCTCGTCGGTGCGGTCCTTCCCGGGATGCCTGACGAGATAACATACACATTCGACGGAACGGTCACCGTAGACAACACCGGCATAACCGGGCGCGGCGCGACAGTATCCTTCACTCCAGACACCGATGATCATTCCATCCAGGTATCCTGGAAGACCACGGACATGTTCATCAACGATCCGAAGTTCACTTACAAATACACTGCCAGCTCGGGTTCGGGATCCACACAGGAGATACTGAGCTTCTCCACCGTGGATGTCATAGAGAGGTCCTACGATGACGGGAAGCTGAAGTCCATCAACACCATCAATGTGGTCGCATACGACGCGGAAAACACGATGGACACAACGATCACGACAAGCGGCGCAGTCAACGGAACGATGAGATTCTCCGAGATCAAATCCACCACCCATTACGAGGATTCCGATGTGACCAGCGTGCTTCATATCGCCGGCATGGGCATCACCACGATCACGGGCAACTCGGACTTCATAGTGACCTTGGATTCGTCTGCGACCAATGTCCTGATCGAGCGTACCACGGCAGGCACGATGGACTCGAGGACGACACTGACTACCACCACAATTAATGCGGAACTGGAGTTGACAGAGGTTAAGAAGCTCCTGTTCCCCGAAGAAGGAGAAGGGGTCGATATCCTCAGGTACATGAAAACCACCGCACAGATAGGAACGACAGAGAAGGCTTCCGGCAGCAGCAAAACGGTAACGGACATCGTACTCATCATAGATGGAAGGGACACTGCTACAAACTTCCTAAGTCTCGAATTCACGGAAGACGATGTGGTGAACACGATGGTGGCCGGAAAGGCGGATATAACGTCGATGGCGTTGACCAGGAGTCTGGTCGTGGATCTCGACGCCACCATCCCGTACGTTACCCTCGACAAGACCGAGTCCGGAGCGAACATCATGCATGTGGAAGTGAAGGAGCTAAAGATCTTCACAGACAATTTGGATGTCCTTTCACTGTACACGATATACTCCAAGGAAGGAAAGCTGACAATCCAGCAGCTCCTCGACAACAGCGAGAAGCTGAGCGTCTCGATGACCTCGTTCAAAGAGGATTCGGACGGAGATGGAAGGACCGATACCACAGCCCTGAGTTTCGGGATGGTCCTCGAGGTGGACACCAGAGGTAAGAACACTGCCACGGTGTACTTCGACGAGCTGACCACGAAGGTAGAATACGGCGCCAGCACAGCTGATATGCACATCGACAAGACCGAGATATACATGGAATCGGAAGGTTCTCTCTCGGATTGTCTGGATGCGTTTACGGAAGGCTTCCATTTCACCGAAGATGCCCATTCGGAATTCCAGCTCTACAACGCCGGATTCGTCATCAAGTATCCTGACGAGAAGGGATCGTACACTATACAGAGCATCAAGTCCTCAGACTCTTCACCCAAGTTCGCATCGTTGACCATGTCCATCGATTATTCCAAGTATCTGGGAGAGACGACCATAAGGGGCAACGTTTCCGCAGTGGGCTATACCCTGATACTGCAGAGGGAAGCGACCTACTCCGATCCCGAGGGTACCGCCAACATCGATTTCCGCACGAACGATCTGGCCGGTGCGTTCTCGATGATCTTCAAGGACGGCATAGCATTCTCCGCCAACCTCTACATGCCTTGGATGCTGGACGTGACCTATTACGACATAGTCTTCAGGATCGTCGGGGACGATGCCTCGCTGACGCTCACCCATGGCAATCTGGCCATAGACGGTTACAATTACATGACCGAGGGCATACTGGCCATGGTCGACAAGATGGCCCACAACGATTTCAGCCTGGACACGAGGCTTTCCCTGACAGCCACCGAAGTGGAGATCTACAAGGATTCGCACGAGGTCGTTCTGAATGCGTTCTCGGATGTGGAGCTGGACATCAGGAAAGTATCCGCAGTTCTGAAGAGAGAAGACAGTCTGAAGGCATCCCTCGATAAGGCCCACCTCAGCCTCGTGTACGAGGACGGTTCGGAACTGGACAGGCAGCTGAAGCATCTGGATGTCGCAAAGGACCTTTCGGGCGCAGAGCCTGAGCCATCATTCATCGAGAAGAATGCCTTGTATCTGCTGATAGCATTCGCAGCCGCATCGTTGGTGCTGACGGTCATCCTCATCTACTTGAGGGTGAAGAAACCGGATATGCTGAAGATGACGGAAGATCAGGAATGAAGACGTATCTGTTCCCTT
The nucleotide sequence above comes from Methanomassiliicoccales archaeon LGM-RCC1. Encoded proteins:
- a CDS encoding 30S ribosomal protein S15; this encodes MARMHTRRKGKSCSKHPMVSENPAWVPLNATEIEDLIVKLAKDGIISAQIGLILRDQYGVPDVKLATGKTITEIMAEKGVAPALPEDLSNLMRRAISLNVHLKNNRGDVSNRRGLLMIEAKIRRLERYYKRNGVLPADWKYSLSNAELMLK
- a CDS encoding MFS transporter — encoded protein: MEKQSKKMLPGLCLLSFSTFIVCVPAAFTQIISFNLMLDLNAFPDDSYAWTFPMFVAGECAAMGLCAGTMDRFGRRMPYLAGSLMFVASSIVCAMATDMMVFNISRLVQGFGTGLIIVTCIAQIYFDIDDRKDRYMANGIMSLGFGGGMLVGLFAGKAVLETIGWPVAFWAMAVLQAIVTFPALQVLKNGKNSEMKADLPGAIILTIWAAVFVIFLQEFYLNWSIRDTIAQAATAFIVMLFLIFMVAEVRNPDSMFHRKVRNKRLVSVSMVFIVLLGVLDMGAVGFMVKTAFFTFQMSVSQAAPFFIVMVLGAAVTAICISKTIDRTGHLPWLLLSVILSPIALVSMQYLSADDPFYIFAGHLFLLGLAIGCLVSMLNATIQNRTNEDNNGAMMSFAIMMRTVALWLGYNLYQHVTDAFMASKISSIVDHWNSILPFELPSNTSLANLLITPLGDAIRLLPGLTDEIAEVFAEGVGYAFTLGAIAFVVIGLPVALLLLRREKDI